The following are encoded together in the Ovis aries strain OAR_USU_Benz2616 breed Rambouillet chromosome X, ARS-UI_Ramb_v3.0, whole genome shotgun sequence genome:
- the PGK1 gene encoding phosphoglycerate kinase 1 — translation MSLSNKLTLDKLDVKGKRVVMRVDFNVPMKNNQITNNQRIKAAVPSIKYCLDSGAKSVVLMSHLGRPDGVPMPDKYSLQPVAVELKSLLGKDVLFLKDCVGPEVEKACADPAAGSVILLENLRFHVEEEGKGKDASGNKVKAEPTKIEAFRASLSKLGDVYVNDAFGTAHRAHSSMVGVNLPKKAGGFLMKKELNYFAKALESPERPFLAILGGAKVADKIQLISNMLDKVNEMIIGGGMAFTFLKVLNNMEIGTSLFDEEGSKIVKDLMSKADKNGVKITLPVDFVTADKFDENAKTGQATVASGIPVGWMGLDCGPESSKKYAEAVARAKQIVWNGPVGVFEWEAFARGTKALMDEVVKATSRGCITIIGGGDTATCCAKWNTEDKVSHVSTGGGASLELLEGKVLPGVDALSSV, via the exons ATGTCGCTTTCTAACAAGCTGACTCTGGACAAGCTGGATGTGAAGGGGAAGCGGGTCGTCATGAG AGTAGACTTCAATGTTCCTATGAAGAACAACCAGATAACAAACAACCAGAG GATCAAGGCTGCTGTTCCAAGCATCAAATACTGCTTGGACAGTGGAGCCAAGTCAGTTGTCCTTATGAGCCACCTGGGCCGGCCTGATGGTGTCCCCATGCCTGATAAGTACTCCTTGCAGCCAGTTGCTGTAGAACTCAAATCTCTGCTGGGCAA GGATGTTTTGTTCTTGAAGGACTGTGTGGGCCCAGAAGTGGAGAAGGCTTGTGCTGACCCAGCTGCTGGGTCTGTCATCCTGCTGGAGAACCTTCGTTTTCATgtggaggaagaagggaagggaaaagatgCTTCTGGGAACAAG gTTAAAGCTGAGCCAACTAAAATAGAAGCCTTCCGAGCTTCACTTTCCAAGCTAGGGGATGTTTATGTCAATGATGCTTTTGGCACTGCTCACCGAGCCCACAG CTCCATGGTAGGAGTAAATCTGCCAAAGAAGGCTGGAGGTTTTTTGATGAAGAAGGAGCTGAACTACTTTGCCAAGGCCTTGGAGAGCCCCGAGCGACCCTTCCTGGCCATCCTGGGCGG AGCTAAAGTTGCAGACAAGATCCAGCTGATCAGTAATATGCTAGACAAAGTCAATGAAATGATCATTGGTGGTGGAATGGCCTTTACCTTCCTTAAGGTGCTCAACAACATGGAG ATTGGCACTTCTCTGTTTGATGAAGAGGGATCCAAGATTGTCAAAGACCTGATGTCCAAAGCTGACAAGAATGGCGTGAAGATTACTTTGCCTGTTGACTTTGTCACTGCTGATAAGTTTGATGAGAATGCCAAGACTGGCCAAGCCACTGTGGCCTCTGGCATACCTGTTGGCTGGATG GGGTTGGACTGTGGTCCTGAGAGCAGTAAGAAGTATGCTGAGGCTGTTGCTCGGGCTAAGCAGATCGTGTGGAATGGACCTGTGGGTGTATTTGAATGGGAAGCTTTTGCTCGAGGAACCAAAGCCCTTATGGATGAGGTGGTGAAAGCCACTTCCAGGGGCTGCATCACCATCATAG GTGGTGGAGACACTGCTACTTGCTGTGCCAAATGGAACACGGAGGATAAAGTCAGTCATGTGAGCACTGGGGGTGGTGCCAGTTTAGAGCTCCTGGAAG GTAAAGTCCTTCCTGGAGTGGATGCTCTCAGCAGTGTTTAG